The genomic segment TGACGGAAGGCAAGTCACACATCTAGAATATGAAGCATATTCGGAAATGGCAAACCAAATGATTGCAGATATTATCAGTGATACATTCAAAAAATGGGACTTACAATTTGCAGAATGTATTCACAGACTTGGAAAACTAAATCTAGGGGAAGTTGCAGTAATCGTTAACACTGGTGGCGTTCACAGAGACGAAGCTTACAAAGCCAATCGATACATCATAGACCGCGTCAAACACGAAGTCCCTATTTGGAAAAAAGAATACTATGTGGATGGAAGTTCAGAATGGTCACAAGGCTGTTTGGATGATACTCACAACCATTAATCCAACTTTTGTTCTTCTTGTTGGAGGACAAAGTGTACGAATGGGAGAAGATAAAGGTTTTGTATCAATCACTCCCGATTCTCATTTTCTAAGCCAGATTTTAGAAAAGCTGAATGCGTTCAGTACTTCTATTTATGTTTCACTTCGCAAGGAACAGTTGGATTCTTATGCTAAGTATTTACAAAAATCCTCACTCATTCTAGATCAAAACCTTCCCGTAGAAGGTCCGCTCAAAGGAATCTTATCTTCCTATTTATATTTAAAAGAACATAATCGCTTCAATGATTTTATCTTTGTATTACCAATTGATATACCCTTTATTGAAATTAAAACCATTCAAAGATTGTTAGATAAACACCATGAACAAAAAGCACCTGTATCTGGAATTTTTTATGAGTCCCATTCAGGTTTAGAACCCTTATGTGGGATCTATTCTACTTTATCCTTGTCTAAGTGGACGGAATCATTATCCCTTCCGGGAATACAGGAATTTTCATTGCAGAAAAGAATTAAAAATTTAGATCCAAAACCTGTTTTCATAAAACTTCCCTCTGAAGAAGAATATAATTTTAGAAATATAAACTCAAAAAAGGATCTATAGAGGAATCAAACTGTGAGTTTTTTTAAAAGAAAAAAAAATTGGATATTTGATATGGATGGAACCCTAACCATCGCAAAACACGACTTTGATGCTATAAAGATAGAACTAAAAATTCCACTAGATACTGATATCCTTACTTCCCTATCTAAACTTCCAGAACTAGAGGCAAAAAAGAAACATATCCAACTAGATGAAATTGAACTTAAAATTGCCAAATTATCAATTCCGTCCCCAGGAAGTTCTGAAATCTTAAACGAACTCAAAACACAATCAACCAACATAGGGATCCTAACTAGGAATAGTTTTTCCAACTCCATTGAAACTTTAAAGGCAGCGGGTTTAATCGATTTCTTTCATCCCGATTTTATTTTTTGTAGAGAACGTGCCTTGCCAAAACCAAATCCCGAAGGGATTTTCCGGTTGATGGAACTTTGGAATGCTATTCCAGAAGAGACGGTGATGATTGGTGATTATGTTTTTGATTTAGAAGCTGGTGCTGGTGCCTGTGTCGATACCATCTACATTGACCCTACAGGTGAATTCCCATTCAAACATGCAGCCACACATTGCATCAGGGAGTTAGGCGAAATCCTAAAATTATAAGCAAACAAACAATCAATTGGTTCCGAATAGAATTGGGGTTGTAGCGTTATCCATGAATCATCCCATTTGAGTGATTGATTTCATGACAATTAAAGACATTCCCATATTCTAATGTTCTCAATTAATAAAAAATTTCAAAAACAAGAATTAAATTAAAAAAGTGAATTCTTTTTTTCCCTTAATTGTTATTAGGAATAGATGCGTCTTTCTTATTTCTATTGTTTTTTACTTTTCTCTTTTTTCCTAAATTCGTGTAACGGTCAGTCTACCGAAAACGATATGTCTTCACTTGCCTTTTTGAGTTTTCTTGGAAATCCAACCAATACAACTCTTGAAGATAAATTCCAATCTGTACAATTGAC from the Leptospira terpstrae serovar Hualin str. LT 11-33 = ATCC 700639 genome contains:
- a CDS encoding molybdenum cofactor biosynthesis protein MoaE, with product METNTQHKHITENKLELPTSFPPLPSMGGYVLFAGIVRDINDGRQVTHLEYEAYSEMANQMIADIISDTFKKWDLQFAECIHRLGKLNLGEVAVIVNTGGVHRDEAYKANRYIIDRVKHEVPIWKKEYYVDGSSEWSQGCLDDTHNH
- a CDS encoding molybdenum cofactor guanylyltransferase, which produces MEVQNGHKAVWMILTTINPTFVLLVGGQSVRMGEDKGFVSITPDSHFLSQILEKLNAFSTSIYVSLRKEQLDSYAKYLQKSSLILDQNLPVEGPLKGILSSYLYLKEHNRFNDFIFVLPIDIPFIEIKTIQRLLDKHHEQKAPVSGIFYESHSGLEPLCGIYSTLSLSKWTESLSLPGIQEFSLQKRIKNLDPKPVFIKLPSEEEYNFRNINSKKDL
- a CDS encoding HAD family hydrolase, giving the protein MSFFKRKKNWIFDMDGTLTIAKHDFDAIKIELKIPLDTDILTSLSKLPELEAKKKHIQLDEIELKIAKLSIPSPGSSEILNELKTQSTNIGILTRNSFSNSIETLKAAGLIDFFHPDFIFCRERALPKPNPEGIFRLMELWNAIPEETVMIGDYVFDLEAGAGACVDTIYIDPTGEFPFKHAATHCIRELGEILKL